In Anaerolineales bacterium, one genomic interval encodes:
- a CDS encoding alanine--tRNA ligase-related protein codes for MSTHSQLSGRAIRKGFLDYFAERGHTIVPSMSLVPGGDQTLLFTNSGMVQFKDVFLGSGTRPYSRVADSQKCLRVAGKHNDLDDVGRDDSHHTFFEMLGNWSFGDYYKAEAIPWAWELLTEVWGLEKDRLWTTCFQDEMGQIPIDEEAAEIWARQPGFNASHLLFFGRKENFWEMADTGPCGPDSEIHIDLGPEYCDLSGVPGHVCRVNGDCKRFLELWNLVFIQYNRSGPTQLEPLPSMHVDTGMGFERVVSVLQGVDSNYKTDLFTPILDRIQQLAGHTPKQRLDLLTPYRVIAD; via the coding sequence ATGTCGACCCACAGCCAGCTGTCGGGCCGCGCCATTCGTAAGGGGTTCCTGGACTACTTCGCGGAGCGCGGCCACACAATCGTCCCATCCATGTCCCTGGTGCCAGGCGGCGACCAAACGCTGCTCTTCACCAACTCGGGCATGGTGCAGTTCAAGGATGTGTTCCTCGGATCGGGGACGCGGCCGTACTCGCGCGTGGCCGACAGCCAGAAATGCCTGCGGGTCGCCGGCAAGCACAACGATCTGGATGACGTCGGGCGTGACGACTCGCACCACACCTTCTTCGAAATGCTCGGTAACTGGTCGTTCGGGGACTACTACAAGGCCGAGGCCATCCCCTGGGCCTGGGAATTGCTGACCGAGGTCTGGGGCCTGGAGAAGGATCGGTTGTGGACGACCTGCTTCCAGGACGAGATGGGGCAGATCCCCATCGACGAGGAGGCCGCAGAAATCTGGGCGCGGCAGCCCGGCTTCAACGCCTCCCACTTGCTGTTCTTCGGCCGCAAGGAGAATTTCTGGGAGATGGCCGACACCGGCCCGTGCGGGCCGGACAGCGAGATCCATATCGACCTCGGGCCTGAGTACTGCGATCTGTCCGGCGTCCCCGGCCACGTGTGCCGGGTCAACGGCGACTGCAAGCGCTTCTTGGAGCTGTGGAACCTGGTGTTCATCCAGTACAACCGCTCCGGCCCAACCCAACTTGAGCCCCTGCCCAGCATGCATGTCGACACCGGCATGGGATTTGAGCGGGTGGTCTCCGTCCTGCAGGGGGTCGACTCCAACTACAAGACCGACCTGTTCACCCCGATCCTCGACCGGATCCAGCAGCTCGCCGGCCACACCCCGAAGCAGCGCCTCGACCTGCTCACACCCTACCGCGTGATCGCCGACCA